In Xylanibacter ruminicola 23, a single genomic region encodes these proteins:
- a CDS encoding 5'-nucleotidase C-terminal domain-containing protein, whose amino-acid sequence MDKRHVFYASLASLLLVSCAPKQFQLTGIERTRVIVDSRYDQNPDEAAVKFLEPYKHVNDSIMGPIVGTVARNMHATRPESNLSNLLADILVWSGKDYGEDPVLGIYNMGGIRADLTKGKVTYGDVLDVAPFENKICFITLTGEQVLTLYAQIAHRGGEGVSHGVEIVATEDGKLLSGKLHGKEIDPKADYRIATINYLIEGNDGMPVLKEGRDIIAPDAKSNNTRFLIMNYFKDHQARGVEVDSKVEGRIKIQ is encoded by the coding sequence ATGGATAAAAGACATGTTTTTTATGCTTCATTAGCCTCTTTATTATTGGTTTCGTGTGCACCCAAACAATTCCAACTAACTGGTATTGAGCGCACTCGCGTGATTGTAGACAGTCGTTACGATCAGAATCCTGATGAGGCTGCTGTGAAGTTTCTTGAGCCTTACAAGCATGTAAACGACAGTATTATGGGGCCCATTGTTGGTACCGTGGCACGTAACATGCATGCCACACGTCCTGAGAGTAATCTCTCTAATCTCCTGGCCGATATTCTGGTATGGTCGGGTAAGGATTATGGCGAGGATCCTGTATTGGGTATTTACAATATGGGTGGAATACGTGCCGACCTGACAAAGGGTAAGGTAACCTATGGCGATGTGCTTGATGTGGCACCTTTCGAGAACAAGATTTGCTTTATTACACTTACAGGCGAGCAGGTTCTTACGCTGTATGCCCAGATTGCTCATCGTGGTGGCGAGGGTGTAAGTCATGGCGTGGAGATTGTGGCCACTGAGGATGGCAAACTGCTGTCGGGTAAGCTGCATGGTAAGGAAATCGACCCTAAGGCCGATTATCGTATTGCTACTATCAATTACCTGATTGAGGGTAACGATGGTATGCCTGTTCTTAAAGAGGGTAGGGATATTATCGCCCCCGATGCAAAGAGCAATAACACCCGATTCCTGATTATGAACTATTTCAAGGATCATCAGGCTCGTGGTGTTGAAGTAGATTCTAAAGTTGAAGGACGTATTAAAATCCAGTAA
- the rplS gene encoding 50S ribosomal protein L19, with protein MDLIKIAEEAFATGKKFPEFKAGDTITVAYKIIEGSKERIQLYRGVVIKIAGHGDKKRFTVRKMSGTVGVERIFPIESPNIESIEVNKVGKVRRAKLYYLRKLTGKAARIKEKRHNVGE; from the coding sequence ATGGATTTAATTAAGATTGCTGAAGAAGCATTTGCAACCGGCAAGAAGTTCCCAGAGTTCAAGGCTGGTGACACAATCACTGTCGCTTACAAAATTATCGAGGGTTCAAAGGAGCGTATCCAGCTCTATCGTGGTGTAGTAATTAAGATTGCTGGTCACGGTGACAAGAAGCGCTTCACTGTACGTAAGATGTCAGGCACCGTTGGTGTAGAGCGTATCTTCCCAATCGAGTCTCCCAACATTGAGAGCATCGAGGTTAACAAGGTAGGTAAGGTTCGCCGCGCTAAGCTTTACTATCTGCGCAAGCTCACTGGTAAGGCTGCTCGTATTAAGGAGAAGCGCCACAACGTTGGTGAATAA
- a CDS encoding phosphoribosylaminoimidazolecarboxamide formyltransferase, translating to MAKMKELALKYGCNPNQKPSRIFMTEGELPIEVINGRPGYINFLDAFNAWQLVKELKAATGLPAAASFKHVSPAGAAVGLPLSDTLKKIYFVDDVKDLDESPIACAYARARGADRMSSYGDFVALSDTCDATTAKLLKREVSDGVIAPDFTPEAIEILKDKRKGTYNVIKIDPNYVPEPIERKQVFGITFEQGRNEIKLDDDALFENMPTQNKTFTAEAKRDLIIALITLKYTQSNSVCYVKDGQAIGIGAGQQSRIHCTRLAGNKADIWWLRQHPKVMNLPFIDNIRRADRDNTIDVYISEDHDDVLRDGTWQQFFKEKPEVLTMEEKKAWIAQNTKVALGSDAFFPFGDNIERAHKSGVEFIAQAGGSVRDDNVIETCDKYGIAMAFTGVRLFHH from the coding sequence ATCGCAAAAATGAAAGAATTAGCACTCAAGTACGGATGTAATCCCAATCAGAAGCCCTCGCGCATTTTCATGACCGAGGGTGAGCTACCTATCGAAGTCATCAACGGTCGTCCTGGATATATCAATTTCCTCGATGCTTTCAATGCCTGGCAGCTTGTTAAGGAGCTGAAGGCTGCTACCGGTCTGCCTGCAGCAGCTTCGTTCAAGCACGTTAGCCCTGCCGGTGCTGCAGTTGGTCTGCCTCTGAGCGACACACTGAAGAAGATCTACTTTGTAGATGACGTGAAGGACCTTGATGAGAGCCCCATCGCTTGTGCTTATGCACGTGCCCGTGGTGCCGACCGCATGTCGAGCTATGGCGACTTTGTAGCTCTGAGCGACACCTGCGATGCTACCACCGCCAAACTGCTGAAGCGTGAGGTGAGCGATGGCGTGATTGCGCCTGATTTTACACCTGAGGCTATCGAGATACTGAAAGATAAGCGTAAGGGTACCTACAACGTGATTAAGATTGATCCTAACTACGTACCCGAGCCTATCGAGCGTAAGCAGGTATTCGGCATCACCTTCGAGCAGGGTCGTAACGAGATTAAGCTCGACGACGATGCACTCTTCGAGAACATGCCTACACAGAATAAGACCTTTACTGCCGAGGCTAAGCGCGACCTGATTATCGCACTTATCACCCTGAAATATACTCAGTCTAATTCAGTTTGCTATGTAAAGGATGGTCAGGCCATTGGTATCGGAGCTGGTCAGCAGAGCCGTATCCACTGCACACGCCTGGCTGGTAACAAGGCTGATATCTGGTGGCTGCGCCAGCATCCAAAAGTGATGAATCTGCCTTTCATCGACAATATCCGCCGTGCTGATCGCGATAACACCATCGACGTATATATCTCAGAGGACCACGATGATGTACTGCGTGATGGCACCTGGCAGCAGTTCTTTAAGGAGAAGCCCGAGGTGCTGACGATGGAAGAAAAGAAGGCATGGATAGCTCAGAACACCAAGGTGGCTCTGGGTAGCGACGCTTTCTTCCCCTTTGGCGACAATATCGAGCGTGCTCATAAGAGCGGCGTAGAGTTCATTGCTCAGGCTGGTGGCTCAGTTCGCGACGACAATGTAATTGAGACTTGCGATAAGTATGGTATCGCAATGGCGTTTACTGGTGTACGTCTGTTCCATCATTAA
- a CDS encoding glycosyl hydrolase 53 family protein encodes MKLLKLLFSATLPLLSTSNTFAQKYVGGDISMLPKYEEAGVAYKDQAGNTVTDVLAFFKQEGLNAMRVRLFVDPSKDNDKAVCQDLEYVKTLGKRIKNAGLKLILDFHYSDTWADPGKQWTPDAWKSLTDEQLNTKIYEYTKDCLEQLTAAGSTPDFIQTGNEISFGMLWGTKAVADGNNTNRCYTNSPAANWTRFISLLKQAGKACREVCPEARIIIHSERTPDTDVLADFFDRMKTASLDFDIIGLSYYPAYHGDLNQLEAAITTLENKNYGKDIMVVETGYSYAWALSETTFDYRATYPYSEEGQRQFTADLVTMLNKHESVKGLFWWWMEDNGEKGVTDGWWNAALYNHKTGQPYAAFYELKNFANSSTGIQGVKNGRCEDCAWYSMDGRRLASTPSKNGIYIKNKQKVAFRK; translated from the coding sequence ATGAAACTACTAAAACTACTATTCTCAGCTACCCTACCACTTCTGAGCACGAGCAATACTTTTGCTCAGAAGTACGTAGGTGGCGATATCTCCATGCTACCCAAATACGAAGAGGCTGGCGTGGCATATAAGGATCAAGCAGGTAATACAGTAACTGATGTACTGGCATTCTTTAAGCAAGAAGGCCTGAATGCTATGCGTGTGCGCTTGTTTGTCGACCCGAGCAAGGACAACGACAAGGCCGTATGTCAGGATCTGGAGTATGTAAAAACCTTAGGCAAGCGCATTAAGAACGCGGGCTTAAAACTAATACTCGACTTTCATTATAGCGACACCTGGGCCGATCCTGGCAAACAGTGGACACCCGATGCGTGGAAATCGCTTACTGACGAGCAACTGAACACCAAGATTTACGAGTACACCAAAGATTGCTTGGAGCAGTTGACAGCCGCAGGGTCAACACCCGACTTTATCCAAACAGGCAATGAGATTTCGTTCGGCATGCTATGGGGCACCAAAGCAGTAGCTGATGGCAATAACACCAATCGCTGTTATACCAACTCGCCCGCAGCCAACTGGACGCGCTTTATCAGCCTATTGAAACAGGCAGGCAAGGCTTGTCGCGAGGTGTGTCCTGAGGCCAGAATCATTATCCATAGTGAACGTACCCCAGATACCGATGTGCTTGCAGATTTCTTCGACCGTATGAAGACAGCCTCGCTCGATTTCGATATCATCGGTCTGAGCTACTACCCTGCCTATCATGGCGATCTGAACCAACTCGAAGCGGCCATCACAACCTTGGAGAACAAGAATTATGGCAAGGACATCATGGTGGTAGAAACTGGCTACAGCTATGCATGGGCATTAAGCGAGACCACATTCGATTATAGAGCCACCTACCCTTACAGCGAAGAGGGCCAGCGACAGTTTACCGCCGACCTTGTGACGATGCTGAACAAGCACGAATCAGTAAAGGGCCTGTTCTGGTGGTGGATGGAAGATAACGGAGAAAAAGGTGTTACTGATGGTTGGTGGAACGCAGCCTTATACAATCACAAAACAGGGCAACCCTACGCAGCCTTCTACGAGCTGAAGAACTTTGCCAACAGCAGTACCGGCATACAAGGTGTTAAGAATGGTAGATGCGAGGATTGTGCATGGTACTCGATGGATGGGAGGCGATTAGCCAGCACGCCATCCAAAAACGGCATATACATCAAGAACAAACAAAAAGTAGCTTTTCGCAAATAG